From Desulfobaccales bacterium, a single genomic window includes:
- a CDS encoding HipA N-terminal domain-containing protein, protein MRKALISVKGIKAGILEELGAGRFRFAYLDAYQGSPVSLTMPAAKKIYEFDSFPPFFDGLLPEGFMLEALLKRHKIDRHDLMGQLVTVGADMVGDVTAEEMT, encoded by the coding sequence ATGAGGAAGGCGTTGATATCCGTGAAGGGGATCAAGGCAGGGATCCTCGAGGAACTGGGAGCGGGACGATTCCGCTTCGCGTATCTCGATGCGTATCAGGGCAGTCCCGTCTCGCTCACGATGCCGGCTGCAAAGAAAATCTACGAGTTCGATTCATTCCCTCCATTCTTCGACGGTCTCCTTCCGGAAGGATTCATGCTCGAGGCCTTGCTCAAGCGGCACAAGATCGATCGGCATGACTTGATGGGCCAGCTCGTCACCGTAGGGGCGGACATGGTCGGCGATGTCACCGCGGAGGAGATGACGTGA
- a CDS encoding HipA domain-containing protein, protein MKRCPITYEEIGQRDLYSARGLKKLSRKLARLDPLPFTAQELRMEAAARAEKMSIQGVQPKLSAVLKIKEGRFEIVDIGGTYILKPQCDFPELPQNEAITMSMAAECGIEVPAHGLLYSKDGSFTYFIRRFDRAGRSGKLHLEDFAQLSGGNRETKYASSMERVAKVIEDFCTFPLVEKAKLFRILMFCFISGNEDMHLKNFSLIERDGKIELSPAYDLVNSFIALPKASEELALPLNGKKRNLTRSDLCDYFGMQRLGLNARIIDQVLGGLATALPRMRELIAISFLSDAMNERYKRLLDERAGLLEL, encoded by the coding sequence GTGAAGCGCTGCCCCATCACCTACGAGGAGATCGGGCAAAGGGATCTCTATTCGGCGCGAGGGTTGAAGAAACTCTCCCGAAAGCTCGCGAGGCTCGATCCCCTCCCCTTTACAGCGCAGGAATTGCGGATGGAGGCGGCAGCGCGCGCGGAGAAGATGTCGATACAGGGCGTTCAGCCCAAACTCAGCGCCGTGCTGAAGATCAAGGAAGGCCGCTTTGAGATCGTGGATATCGGCGGCACCTACATCCTCAAACCGCAGTGCGACTTCCCCGAGCTCCCCCAGAACGAGGCGATAACCATGAGCATGGCCGCCGAGTGCGGCATAGAGGTGCCGGCGCATGGCCTTCTCTATTCTAAGGATGGCAGCTTCACGTATTTTATCAGGCGCTTCGATCGCGCCGGCAGAAGCGGCAAACTCCACCTGGAAGACTTTGCCCAGCTCTCGGGCGGGAACCGCGAGACGAAATATGCGAGCTCCATGGAGAGGGTCGCAAAGGTCATCGAAGATTTCTGCACGTTTCCACTCGTCGAAAAGGCGAAGCTGTTTCGCATCCTGATGTTCTGTTTCATCAGCGGAAATGAAGATATGCACCTGAAGAATTTTTCCCTCATCGAGCGCGACGGGAAGATCGAACTGTCTCCGGCCTATGATCTCGTGAATTCCTTTATCGCATTGCCTAAGGCGAGCGAAGAGCTGGCGCTTCCTTTGAACGGTAAAAAGCGCAATCTGACCAGATCCGATCTCTGCGATTATTTCGGAATGCAGAGGCTTGGCCTCAACGCCAGGATCATCGACCAGGTCCTGGGCGGCCTCGCCACCGCACTGCCGCGAATGCGGGAGCTGATCGCTATCTCATTCCTCTCAGATGCGATGAACGAACGATACAAGCGCCTCCTGGACGAGAGGGCGGGCCTGCTCGAGTTGTAA
- a CDS encoding formylglycine-generating enzyme family protein, which yields MTENTQGKTLTLDLGCGVKMDFVQLPAGRFMMGSPETEKGHTIYEGPQHEVTFAKPFHMSVHLVTRAQWVQVMGSDPSECSKHHKARFLLPEHLGAMADGDPSQMPGRPDQPVDSVSWKDAQDFCARVGALTKHNLRLPSEAEWEYACRAGSTTRFCFGDDADCSRLAEYAWFTANSNDYTYPVGRKKPNAWGLYDMHGNVVEWCQDGLHYTYDGAPADGSVWEARAITTPSGICRMMRGGCNNSHGEGLRSAARDWGPLKNRCGDVGFRVVTV from the coding sequence ATGACAGAGAACACTCAGGGGAAGACGTTGACTCTGGATCTGGGCTGCGGGGTCAAAATGGATTTTGTGCAGCTCCCTGCCGGCAGATTCATGATGGGTTCGCCTGAGACAGAGAAAGGCCATACCATTTATGAGGGCCCTCAACACGAGGTGACGTTTGCGAAGCCCTTCCACATGAGCGTCCACCTGGTGACTCGGGCGCAGTGGGTTCAGGTCATGGGCAGCGACCCGAGCGAATGTTCAAAGCACCACAAGGCTCGTTTTCTCCTTCCGGAGCATCTGGGTGCCATGGCGGATGGCGACCCGAGCCAGATGCCGGGCAGGCCGGATCAGCCGGTCGACAGTGTGAGCTGGAAGGATGCGCAGGATTTTTGCGCAAGGGTTGGCGCCTTGACGAAACACAATCTTCGTTTGCCGAGCGAGGCCGAGTGGGAATACGCCTGCCGCGCCGGGTCGACCACCCGCTTCTGTTTCGGGGACGATGCGGATTGCAGCCGGCTCGCGGAATACGCGTGGTTCACCGCCAACAGCAACGATTACACCTATCCTGTCGGACGTAAAAAACCCAACGCCTGGGGCTTGTACGACATGCACGGCAACGTGGTGGAGTGGTGTCAGGATGGGTTGCACTATACGTATGATGGCGCGCCCGCCGATGGCAGCGTCTGGGAGGCCCGCGCCATAACGACTCCGTCCGGTATCTGCCGCATGATGCGCGGAGGATGCAACAACAGCCATGGCGAGGGCTTGCGCTCTGCGGCCCGGGATTGGGGCCCTCTGAAGAATCGCTGTGGCGACGTCGGTTTCCGTGTCGTGACGGTATAA
- a CDS encoding type II toxin-antitoxin system Y4mF family antitoxin: MTKEFSTFLKSARKKSGLSQAELARLAGIGKTAVFDLEHGKATVQLDTLLKVLRVLNIRIEFAGPLGERMKIGGSES; this comes from the coding sequence ATGACAAAAGAATTCAGCACCTTTTTGAAGTCAGCCCGCAAGAAGTCCGGGCTCAGCCAGGCCGAGTTGGCAAGGCTTGCGGGCATCGGCAAGACCGCGGTCTTTGATCTCGAGCATGGAAAGGCCACGGTTCAGCTCGACACCCTGCTCAAGGTGCTTCGCGTGCTCAACATCAGGATCGAGTTTGCAGGCCCGCTCGGTGAACGCATGAAAATCGGGGGTTCGGAGTCATGA